One stretch of Paenibacillus sp. FSL R5-0341 DNA includes these proteins:
- the mnmG gene encoding tRNA uridine-5-carboxymethylaminomethyl(34) synthesis enzyme MnmG yields MAFDGGSYDVIVVGAGHAGVESALAAARMGSKTLMITINLDMVAFMPCNPSIGGPAKGHVVREIDALGGEMGRNIDKTFIQMRMLNTGKGPAVHALRAQADKFSYQHKMKETMENERNLTMRQGMVDRLIVEDGKCVGVVTQTGTEYRAKAVVLTTGTYLRGKVIMGELMYESGPNNQQPSLKLSEHLRELGFDLVRFKTGTPPRVHKDTIDFSKTEIQPGDDEPKFFSYETESSDNEQLPCWLTYTSVETHQIINDNLHRAPMFSGVIEGTGPRYCPSIEDKIVRFSDKPKHQIFLEPEGKNTSEYYVQGLSTSLPEDVQLAVLRSIPGMEKVEMMRNGYAIEYDAMVPTQLWPSLETKRLPGLFTAGQINGTSGYEEAAGQGVMAGINAARKVQDKEPIVLDRSQGYIGVLIDDLVTKGTNEPYRLLTSRAEYRLLLRHDNADMRLTEIGHDIGLIPEDRYAKFLDKKAKVEQEVARLKVAKARPVEVNAKLEEYGSTPIQDGSTLLTLLRRPELGYELIEQLSPSEVELTADMKEQVEIQIKYAGYIEKQLIHVERLQKMEKKKIPDTIVYDEIHGLAMEAKQKLATIRPISIGQASRIAGVTPADISILLVYLEHYNRVTAARGQ; encoded by the coding sequence ATGGCTTTTGATGGCGGCAGTTATGATGTTATCGTCGTTGGTGCAGGACATGCTGGGGTGGAATCCGCGCTGGCCGCAGCCCGTATGGGGTCCAAAACACTGATGATTACGATCAATCTCGATATGGTAGCCTTTATGCCTTGTAACCCATCCATTGGGGGACCGGCCAAAGGACATGTTGTGCGTGAGATCGATGCACTTGGTGGAGAAATGGGACGGAATATCGATAAGACCTTTATTCAGATGCGGATGCTTAACACGGGTAAAGGGCCTGCTGTTCACGCGCTTCGTGCTCAGGCGGATAAATTCTCCTACCAGCATAAGATGAAGGAAACGATGGAGAATGAACGTAATCTGACCATGCGTCAGGGTATGGTTGATCGACTGATCGTTGAAGACGGAAAGTGTGTAGGAGTCGTGACTCAGACCGGAACTGAGTATCGGGCCAAAGCAGTCGTTCTGACGACAGGCACTTACTTGCGCGGTAAAGTAATTATGGGTGAGTTGATGTACGAGAGTGGACCGAACAATCAACAACCATCTCTTAAATTGTCAGAGCATTTGCGTGAACTGGGCTTCGATCTGGTTCGTTTCAAAACAGGTACACCTCCACGTGTACACAAGGATACGATTGATTTTAGTAAAACCGAAATTCAGCCTGGCGATGATGAGCCGAAGTTCTTTTCCTATGAAACAGAATCTTCTGATAATGAGCAACTGCCTTGCTGGTTGACGTATACATCTGTGGAAACACATCAGATTATTAATGATAATCTGCATCGTGCACCGATGTTTTCCGGTGTGATTGAAGGGACTGGACCGCGTTACTGTCCATCCATCGAGGATAAAATTGTTCGGTTTAGCGACAAACCGAAACATCAGATTTTCCTGGAGCCAGAAGGCAAAAATACATCGGAGTATTATGTGCAGGGGCTATCTACGAGTCTGCCAGAAGACGTTCAGCTTGCGGTTCTGCGCTCGATTCCAGGTATGGAAAAAGTAGAAATGATGCGTAACGGTTATGCGATTGAATACGATGCGATGGTGCCTACACAATTGTGGCCATCCCTTGAAACCAAACGTCTGCCAGGTCTGTTCACAGCCGGTCAGATTAACGGTACTTCCGGTTATGAAGAAGCGGCTGGACAAGGCGTTATGGCCGGCATTAATGCAGCGCGCAAAGTACAAGACAAAGAGCCGATCGTGCTTGATCGTTCCCAAGGTTATATTGGCGTGCTGATTGATGATCTGGTAACGAAGGGTACGAATGAGCCTTATCGTCTGTTGACTTCACGTGCCGAGTATCGTCTGTTGCTTCGCCATGATAATGCAGATATGCGTTTGACGGAAATCGGACATGACATTGGACTGATTCCTGAAGACCGTTATGCGAAATTCCTGGATAAAAAGGCGAAAGTCGAGCAGGAAGTCGCGCGTCTGAAAGTGGCTAAAGCTCGCCCGGTTGAAGTGAACGCGAAACTGGAAGAGTACGGATCTACACCTATTCAGGATGGAAGTACGTTGCTTACCTTGCTTCGTCGCCCGGAGCTGGGGTATGAACTGATTGAACAGCTCTCACCATCTGAGGTAGAACTGACAGCAGATATGAAAGAACAAGTCGAAATACAAATTAAATATGCGGGTTATATTGAGAAACAATTGATCCACGTGGAACGTTTGCAAAAGATGGAGAAAAAGAAAATTCCGGACACTATCGTATATGATGAGATTCATGGTCTGGCTATGGAAGCCAAGCAGAAGCTCGCTACGATTCGTCCAATCTCGATTGGTCAGGCTTCTCGTATTGCTGGAGTTACTCCTGCCGACATCTCCATTCTGCTGGTCTACCTGGAGCATTATAACCGTGTAACCGCAGCAAGGGGACAATAA